The sequence GCGGCAGAGCGATTCGGTATTGGCATCGACGAGCTGCTCGAGACGATCGGCGGCGGCACGTTGAGCGGTGAGCCGGTCAGCACCGGCGATGTCGCCGAGGCCGCGGCATTCGTAGCCTCCGACCGCGCCAAGGGTCTGACCGGCACGGTTATCAACGTCACCGGTGGCGCGGTCGCTGACTGAGGGGCTCGGCCCGCGATGCCAGTGGTGCAGGGTGGTCGGCGACCAGCACCCTGCACCACTGGCGTCTCACGGGGTGGCGGAGGCGCAGGCCTGAGTCGCCTCTGTGACTGATGTGAATGTTGTGAATAAAGGGGCTGGTGTTCACAAAATCTACTAAATCGAGTACGTTGGGGCGCGGTTCATCGTCAACGTCAATGCGACACGCCGTGTTGCTGCGGTTTGATGGAGATGACGAGCCCCCCGCGCAGGTGCGTGGGTGTTCAGAACACGACGAGGAGCAGACTCGGTGGTGACCCGGACCAAGTGGCGTAGCGCCGTCGCTGCGCTTGCCGCAGGTGTGCTTGCCGGCACGTTGTCAGCGGCACCCGCGCAGGCGGACCCGGACTACCCCAGCGAAGACGACATCGCCCAGGCCGAGCAGGCGGAGCAGTCCACCGCCGATCGGGTCCGGACGATCGAGGTCCAGCTGGCGGCCAATAACGCCGAACTGGAACAGACCCGGGTCGACGCCCAGGTCGCCGCCGAGGCCTACAACCAGGCTTCGGTAGCGCTCGAGCAAGCGCAGGCCGATGCCGATGCGGCCGCCACGGACGCCGAGCAGGCGGACGCCGACGTGCTCGCGGCACAGCAGCAGGTCGCGCAGATCGCGATGGCCTCCTACCGCAACAACGGCGAGGTCCAACAGCTGTCGATGTTCTTCAGCGCCGACGACTTCGAGCAGGCGCTCGACCGGGCGACGATGTTCGAGGTCCTCGGGTCCGATGCCGACGACGCCCATCAGCGACTCGATGCCGCCGAACGGGTGGCCGAGGTGATGCACCTGCGCGCGGACGAGACGCTCGCAGACGCCGAGGCCGCCGCGCAGCTCCGGGAGGAGGCGTCCCGGGACGCCGATGCCGCAGCCCTGGTTGCCCAGAACGCGGTAGAGAGCACCGCCAGTGAGCGGAACTCCCTGATCACCGAGCTCGCGAGCCTGCGCGAGACGACCGTGGAGCTCGAGGACGAGCGCCAGGCAGGTATCGAGGCCGAGCAGCGCGAGCGGGAGAACGCGGCCGCCGCTGCGGCCCTCGAGGCGCAGGCGGAGCAGGAGGCGGCCGAGGAGGCTGCGCGGGCCGAAGCAGCCGAGGAGCAGGAGACGGCTCGGGATCGTTCCACCGAGGACAGCCAGTCCTCCTCCAGCAGTTCCGACGACCGGTCCGAGCGGCCACGCAACACCGACTCCGGTTCCAGTGGCAGCTCCGGTGGGAACAGTTCAGGCTCCTCCAGCAGTGGTGACAGCGGCAGCTCCGGTGGCAGCGGTTCCGACTCCGGCAGCAGCAGTTCCGGCTCTTCCGGTGGCAGCAGTTCCGACTCCGGCAGCGGCAACTCCGGCTCGGACAGCGGT is a genomic window of Ruania zhangjianzhongii containing:
- a CDS encoding NlpC/P60 family protein gives rise to the protein MTRTKWRSAVAALAAGVLAGTLSAAPAQADPDYPSEDDIAQAEQAEQSTADRVRTIEVQLAANNAELEQTRVDAQVAAEAYNQASVALEQAQADADAAATDAEQADADVLAAQQQVAQIAMASYRNNGEVQQLSMFFSADDFEQALDRATMFEVLGSDADDAHQRLDAAERVAEVMHLRADETLADAEAAAQLREEASRDADAAALVAQNAVESTASERNSLITELASLRETTVELEDERQAGIEAEQRERENAAAAAALEAQAEQEAAEEAARAEAAEEQETARDRSTEDSQSSSSSSDDRSERPRNTDSGSSGSSGGNSSGSSSSGDSGSSGGSGSDSGSSSSGSSGGSSSDSGSGNSGSDSGGSTAPSSVGRTALNWAMTQIGKPYVWGADGPNSYDCSGLTMRAFQNAGVNLPRTTGAQYAATTHVPVGDMRPGDLIFYSSNGSASGIYHVAIYAGNGMRVHAPSPGSNVEHVQIWWTNVLPYAGRV